CGGCTTCGACGGCGACACCATCTTCGAGAGCTTTTCCTTCGGTCCGGAAGGCGTGCGTCGCCAGGGGCGCAAGGGAGCCGGCGCGTCCTTCGAGGATCTCGGGGATATTTTCGGCGGCTTCGGCAAACAGCGGCGCTCCGCTGGCGGAGGATTTGCGCCGCAAGCGGGTGCGGATACCGAGCTGACGCTCGCGGTCAGCTATGAGGAAGCGGTCCACGGCGCCACCAAGCGCGTGATGCTGCCCAATGGCAAGCAGGTGGAGGTGAAGATCGCCGCCGGCACGCTGGAAGGCCACCGCATGCGCATGAAGGGCCAGGGCGAGCCAAGCCCCATGGGTGGCGCGCCAGGCGATGCCTATGTGACCATCTCCTATGCGCCCCATGCCAACTATAAGCGGGAAGGCGAGGACATCCGCTATGATGCACCCGTGCCGCTTGAGGACGCGGTGCTCGGCGCCAAGGTGCGCGTGCCCACCCTGTCCGGCGCGGTGGACCTCAACATTCCCGCCTGGACATCGGGCGGGCGCACCTTCCGCCTGCGCGGCAAGGGGCTGCCCAAGGCAGCCGGCGGCCATGGCGACCTGCTGGTGACCGTCAATGTGGCGCTCCCGTCCGACCATGACGAGGCGCTGGCCGAACTGATGCGCAAGCGCCGGGGCACGGCCGGTGCCTGAGCGGGACCCAGACTTATCCAAGAAAAAGCCCGCGCCGGCTGGACCGGCGCGGGCTTTTCTCGTTTGGGGGGCTCATCCCCGCCGGGGTGAGCCCGGGTTTTTTCAGGCGGAAGGCGGGGGTGCCACGTCGGGGGCGGGGCGATAGATCTCGCTGCCGCCGTCGCGGAACTTCTTGGACATCTCGGCCATGCCGGCGGCCGCCTGATTGTCGGCCTCGGCGCGGGCAATGTCGCCGGCCTCGATCTTCAGCTCCTGGGAAATCTTCATGGAGCAGAATTTCGGCCCGCACATGGAGCAGAAGTGCGCCACCTTGGCGCCCTCCGCCGGCAAGGTCTCGTCGTGGAAGGATTCGGCCGTCTCCGGGTCGAGGGAGAGGGCGAACTGGTCGCGCCAGCGGAAGGTGAAGCGGGCGCGGGAGAGCGCGTCGTCCCGGATGCGGGCGGCGGGGTGGCCCTTGGCGAGGTCCGCCGCGTGGGCGGCGATCTTGTAGGAGATGACGCCGGCCTTCACGTCATCCCGGTTGGGCAGGCCCAGATGCTCCTTGGGGGTCACGTAACAGAGCATGGCGGTGCCGAACCAGCCGATCATCGCCGCGCCGATGGCCGAGGAGATATGGTCGTAGCCGGGGGAGATGTCGGTGACCAGCGGGCCAAGCGTATAGAAGGGGGCCTCATGGCAGACCTTGAGCTGCTTCTCCACATTCTCGCGGATGAGATGGAGCGGCACATGGCCGGGCCCCTCGATCATCACCTGGCAATCATACTTCCAGGCGATCTCGGTCAGTTCGCCCAGCGTCTCCAGCTCGGCGAACTGGGCGGCGTCATTGGCGTCCGCGATGGAGCCGGGCCGCAGGCCGTCGCCCAGCGAGAAGGAGACGTCATACCAGGACAGGATCTCGCACAATTCCTCGAAATGCTCGTAGAGGAAGCTCTCCTTGTGGTGGGCGAGGCACCACTTGGCCATGATCGACCCGCCGCGCGAGACGATGCCGGTGACGCGGTTGGCGGTCAGCGGGATATAGGGCAGCCGGACGCCGGCATGCACCGTCATATAGTCCACGCCCTGCTCGGCCTGCTCGATCACCGTGTCCCGGAAGATGTCCCAGGTCAGGTCCTCGGCCACGCCGCCGACCTTTTCCAGCGCCTGGTAGATCGGCACGGTGCCGATCGGCACCGGCGAATTGCGGACGATCCATTCGCGGATGGTGTGGATGTTCTTGCCGGTGGACAGGTCCATGACCGTGTCGCCGCCCCAGCGGATGGCCCACACCAGCTTGTCCACTTCCTCGGCGACGCCGGAGGTGACGGCTGAGTTGCCGATATTGGCGTTGATCTTTACCAGGAAGTTGCGGCCGATGGCCATCGGCTCGATTTCGGGATGGTTGATGTTGGCCGGGATGATGGCCCGTCCGCGCGCCACTTCCTGGCGCACGAACTCGGCGGTGATATCGGTGGGGATGGCGGCGCCGAGGCTCATGGCCTGGTGATGGGGATGGGCCCCGCCATTGGCGCGGGCGAGATTCTCGCGCGCGGCCACATATTCCATTTCCGGCGTGATGATGCCGGCGCGGGCATAGGCCATCTGGGTGGGGCGCTTGCCCGCCTTGGCGCGCAAGGGCTTGCGGTCGCCACGGTCGAAGGCGGGCAGGTGGCTCACCTGGCCAGGCTTCAGGCCGTCATCCTCGGGCTTGCGGGCACGGCCTTCCACCTCTTCCACGTCGCCCCGCTCCAGGATCCAGGCGCGACGCAGGTCCGGCAGGCCCTTCGTGAGGTCGATGAGGGCGGTGGGGTCGGTATAGGGGCCGGACGTGTCATAGACCCGAACGGGGCGCTCAGCCGGATCGGAGAGCGTGATCTCCCGCATGGCCACCTGCACGTCGGGACGGCCGGAGGCGATATGGACCTTCCTGGAGTGGGGCAGGGGCCCGGTGGTGACCTTCAGGGACGAGGTCGAGGTTTCGTCAAGCATGCGGATCTCCTTCAGCTCGCGCTGCAAATGAGATCCGGGATGAGCTTCAGGAGGCGGTTTGCCCAATAGGACTCCCACCGGGAGCTCTGGCTTGGGCTGGTTCCGATCCCTTCGCCGGCATGACCCGGATCAGGTTCAAAGGGTCATCGCGGCGCCGGCGGTCATGACGACCAAACCGGAAGGCGATCTCTCAGCCCCCTCGCAGGGCTCCCCTTGGAATAATGCCAGCATGGGCCATAGAGGATTTTTCTGTCAATCTTGCGCTGCAACAATGCAGGCCACGTTTGCCTTACAGGAGCCCCATCGCCTCCCAGAGATGGACCCGGTTCTGAAGGCTCCAGCCCACCGCTTCCCGTACCGTCTCCAGCCGCTCATGTGGCTCTGCGATCACCTTGCCGTCCCGCATCAGAGGCGTATTGGACGCCATGAGTGTCGGTGCGATATGGGCCAGGAGAGCCGCCTCATCGCGCGGCCGGCCGTGGGCAAGGGCGTCAAAGACCAGGGCTTCCACAGTGGTGAGCGTCGTACCGGAGCCGGTGAGCGGAGAGGCCATCTCTGCGACCGCAGCGCGCTGTTCGGCCACCGCACGGGCTGCGGCGTGGTTGAGGCGGCGTGTCGTCGCGCTCGGGGCGGGCGACAGGCCGCTTGGAACCGCAAGCGCCTGGCCTGAGCCGATCAGGATTCCGGCCATTTCCACCATTGAGGGTGCAGCGGGATCGTCCTTCAGCGCGGGCAGGGCCCTCAGTTCACCAAGGGTGTGGGGGCGGACCGCAAGCGCGTCCAGGATGGGCTCATAGTGACGGGCCGGCAATTGGGCGGAGCCTACGGGTACATCAAGGGTGAGGCGACAGGCCCCCCGGACGGCAGTCAGAACAAGGCCGAAGGGCTCCAACTGCCGGTCCCGCTCCCGGTCCGAGAGGCGCCGGGCGCCGCGTACGAACACGTCGCGCCGGAAAGGCCGGTTGACCATGTAGTCCTTCAGCGTCTCCCGATAGGGACCCGGCGGCACATCATCCAGGACGGCGCGCTGAGCAGGTTTGAGCATGAGGTCGGGAAAGTTTTCCATGAGCGCCGCGGAGCCCACGAAGGCCAGTTTCGCATCCGCCAGCAGGCCGGCGGTGTCCATGTGGTATTGGGGCTGCCAATTTGCGTTGAGATATTCATGGGCGAGATAAACGGCCCGGTCCGTGGCCGCCACCTTGCCGCTGCCGGTGCGGATCTGGTCAAGCAACGCCGGCCCGCCGACAACCCCTGAGCCGGCATCCTGCACCCGCCGTGCGAACTCAAGCGCCTGCAGCACCCGTTCATCCGAGCGGCCCTGCAGGAGGCTGGCCTGGCTGGCGAGCAGGCGCTGCATGGGCAGCAATGCGGTCCAGCCCGGCATGGCGTTGTAGGAGAGCGACACCGCTCCGCCGGGCTTCAGTCGGCGGGCGAGAAACGCGGCGATGTTGGCCCGGTCGGCGGCGCCAATCCATGACCACACGCCATGGAGCGTCACCATATCGAAATCGGGCAGGCCCTGGCCGTCCGCCATGTCGGCAAAGCTCAACTCCAGAAAGGTGACATTGCCGATACCCGCCGTCTGCGCCGCATCGCGCGCCCGGGCGATGTGGGCGGGGTTGAAGTCGGTTGCAACCACTTGGATGGTGGGATTGGCAGCCGCAATCACGATCGCGGTGACGCCCTGGCCGCAGCCGAGCTCGCAATAGGTGAAGTCGCCCCCAAGGCGCGGCGGCGCGATGCCGTTCAGAAGGCAAGTCAGGATCACATGGCCCGGTGCCTGCTCGACATAGAGGCCCGGCAGATATTCCACGTCGCTGACATAGCCGGACGACCAGGTACACGTCATGAGGAGCCTCTGAAGATCGGTAGGGGATCAGCCGAGCGTGCCCGGCCGGAACAGGGCATCGTCGCGGGGGACGGGACTTGGGCCATCAAGGAGCCAGGAGGTCTGACCGAGGCGACCAGCGCCATCATCCTGTGGCCCCCTGGCGAGACGTGCGGCGGGCACTTCGGCGGCGGCGACCTTAACGTTCAGGTCGAAGGAGAATTCAAGGCCACAATAAAGCTCCACCAGATCGCGCACCCGCGCTGCCGCGGCCGTGCCGGGCAGCAAGGCGTGCAGGCGTGCGTGGTCCACGGGGCCGATCTCGATGCGGAAATTCTGCTGCGCCACAAAGGCACGGTCGCCCAGCATGGCACCGCCCCCCAGGCGGGCATGCTGGCCTTGCGGGTTCACCGCACCGCCGAGCCGGGTGCACTCCTCGGCGGGCAGGCGAACCCAGGTGCCGACGAAGGGGTGAATGATCACTGGTTCGCCGAGGGCCTGCGAGAGCAGGGACTGGAGCCCAGCCATGGGCCGGGCTTCGGCGCTGAGCAGGCCTGCGCTGCCCAGAAGTGCACCATGGTCCACCTCCATGCGGCCCTGCATGGAGGAAAACCCAAGGCTCGCAAGACTTGCCAGGACGGTTGTGAACGTATCATCCGGCTCCTGCGCCGGCTTCTGCGACAAGGCAATGCGATATTTGCGGGCCGCATCGCAAAACAGGCTGATGGCCCGGTGCTGAAAGATGTCGAGGAAGTCGCTGAGGGCTTCGTCATGCAAATGCCGGGACTGAATGGCATGGGTTGTGTAACTGAACGGCAGGACGCCCTGGGGACCCATCAGCCCCATCAGCGCAACCGTCAGGCGCACGCCGCCATCCTCCATCCGCCGGGCATCCGAGATGGCCGCTTCTGGATAACGCAGCGACACCTCGCCGATGAAACGCACCGGATCCCGCCGCCCACAGCCCTGGGCGGCAGCTTCGGCCTCGATCACCCGGACCGCTTGCACCAGATCGAAGCGGTCGGGATGTGCGAGAAGGGTTTCGATCACAGGACGGTGCGATCGCCGGCGCGGGCGGGCCATGTCTTCAAGGGTCCTGTCTGGCCCTTCACGGTCGCGGTGAGGCGAGTGAAGGAATTGATGCTGGCTTGGAGAGCGAAGAAACGATCCAGAACCATGGCAAACAGATAAAGGCCGCTGGAGCTGAAATGGCTGGGATCCAGTTCCACGGCGATGTCGATGCCCCGGCACACAGCTTCCGCCCAAGGCGCGTCACCCTCCCGGCGCGGCGCGCGGGCAACCCCTGGCCGCGCCGAGAGCCCGGTAATGCCCTGGATCAGGCGATGGGTCTCGGGTGAGGCGCGGAAGTCGTAGAGGCGCAGGATCTCCTGAAGCGCCTCGAGCCCGCCCGGCCCGACAAGGGAAAGGTGGTTGAGGATCAGGTGTGACATCAACCGCCAGTGACGGCGATCATCCGCGGGAAGGCGCAGGGCATGGGTGAGGGCGGAGACACAGGCCACCTCGCCCACGCTCCCGGCCCCTTCGACCAGGGTGAGCACGGGGTGGCCGCCGCCATAAGGTAGCCGGGCCGGCAAATTCCCGTTCAGGCACAAGGTGTTCACGCTGGCGACGAGGTCGTCTTCGCTGAAATCGGGGTCCAC
This genomic interval from Aquabacter sp. L1I39 contains the following:
- a CDS encoding DnaJ C-terminal domain-containing protein; protein product: MRDPYDILGVAKAADEAEIKRAYRRLAKKLHPDANKDDPKAQDKFAELNSAYEILSDKDKRGQYDRGEIDAEGKPKMHDFAGFGGGGRGPGGFSGFDGDTIFESFSFGPEGVRRQGRKGAGASFEDLGDIFGGFGKQRRSAGGGFAPQAGADTELTLAVSYEEAVHGATKRVMLPNGKQVEVKIAAGTLEGHRMRMKGQGEPSPMGGAPGDAYVTISYAPHANYKREGEDIRYDAPVPLEDAVLGAKVRVPTLSGAVDLNIPAWTSGGRTFRLRGKGLPKAAGGHGDLLVTVNVALPSDHDEALAELMRKRRGTAGA
- a CDS encoding class I SAM-dependent methyltransferase, with amino-acid sequence MTCTWSSGYVSDVEYLPGLYVEQAPGHVILTCLLNGIAPPRLGGDFTYCELGCGQGVTAIVIAAANPTIQVVATDFNPAHIARARDAAQTAGIGNVTFLELSFADMADGQGLPDFDMVTLHGVWSWIGAADRANIAAFLARRLKPGGAVSLSYNAMPGWTALLPMQRLLASQASLLQGRSDERVLQALEFARRVQDAGSGVVGGPALLDQIRTGSGKVAATDRAVYLAHEYLNANWQPQYHMDTAGLLADAKLAFVGSAALMENFPDLMLKPAQRAVLDDVPPGPYRETLKDYMVNRPFRRDVFVRGARRLSDRERDRQLEPFGLVLTAVRGACRLTLDVPVGSAQLPARHYEPILDALAVRPHTLGELRALPALKDDPAAPSMVEMAGILIGSGQALAVPSGLSPAPSATTRRLNHAAARAVAEQRAAVAEMASPLTGSGTTLTTVEALVFDALAHGRPRDEAALLAHIAPTLMASNTPLMRDGKVIAEPHERLETVREAVGWSLQNRVHLWEAMGLL
- the thiC gene encoding phosphomethylpyrimidine synthase ThiC, with translation MLDETSTSSLKVTTGPLPHSRKVHIASGRPDVQVAMREITLSDPAERPVRVYDTSGPYTDPTALIDLTKGLPDLRRAWILERGDVEEVEGRARKPEDDGLKPGQVSHLPAFDRGDRKPLRAKAGKRPTQMAYARAGIITPEMEYVAARENLARANGGAHPHHQAMSLGAAIPTDITAEFVRQEVARGRAIIPANINHPEIEPMAIGRNFLVKINANIGNSAVTSGVAEEVDKLVWAIRWGGDTVMDLSTGKNIHTIREWIVRNSPVPIGTVPIYQALEKVGGVAEDLTWDIFRDTVIEQAEQGVDYMTVHAGVRLPYIPLTANRVTGIVSRGGSIMAKWCLAHHKESFLYEHFEELCEILSWYDVSFSLGDGLRPGSIADANDAAQFAELETLGELTEIAWKYDCQVMIEGPGHVPLHLIRENVEKQLKVCHEAPFYTLGPLVTDISPGYDHISSAIGAAMIGWFGTAMLCYVTPKEHLGLPNRDDVKAGVISYKIAAHAADLAKGHPAARIRDDALSRARFTFRWRDQFALSLDPETAESFHDETLPAEGAKVAHFCSMCGPKFCSMKISQELKIEAGDIARAEADNQAAAGMAEMSKKFRDGGSEIYRPAPDVAPPPSA
- the tssG gene encoding type VI secretion system baseplate subunit TssG; translation: MIETLLAHPDRFDLVQAVRVIEAEAAAQGCGRRDPVRFIGEVSLRYPEAAISDARRMEDGGVRLTVALMGLMGPQGVLPFSYTTHAIQSRHLHDEALSDFLDIFQHRAISLFCDAARKYRIALSQKPAQEPDDTFTTVLASLASLGFSSMQGRMEVDHGALLGSAGLLSAEARPMAGLQSLLSQALGEPVIIHPFVGTWVRLPAEECTRLGGAVNPQGQHARLGGGAMLGDRAFVAQQNFRIEIGPVDHARLHALLPGTAAAARVRDLVELYCGLEFSFDLNVKVAAAEVPAARLARGPQDDGAGRLGQTSWLLDGPSPVPRDDALFRPGTLG